Proteins encoded together in one Luteimonas fraxinea window:
- a CDS encoding TrbC/VirB2 family protein yields MKKADSIISTARAARAAALAACASVATFPLIAMAQDVSGATSRVNSFFNNINALLNVASIAIVTIAVIFAGYQIAFNHKRIGDVAPVLIGGFLIGAAAQIAKMLLPADVTKTAMVVVQLLPVYA; encoded by the coding sequence ATGAAGAAAGCAGATTCGATCATCTCGACCGCTCGCGCCGCCCGTGCAGCCGCTCTGGCCGCGTGCGCGAGCGTTGCGACATTTCCGCTCATTGCGATGGCGCAAGACGTCAGCGGCGCGACTAGCCGCGTCAATAGTTTTTTCAACAACATCAACGCGCTTCTCAACGTCGCGTCGATCGCGATCGTGACGATCGCGGTGATCTTCGCGGGCTATCAGATCGCGTTCAACCACAAGCGCATCGGCGACGTCGCGCCTGTTCTGATTGGCGGATTTCTGATCGGTGCGGCTGCGCAGATTGCCAAGATGTTGCTCCCCGCAGACGTCACGAAGACCGCGATGGTTGTCGTGCAGCTTCTGCCGGTCTATGCGTAA
- a CDS encoding DUF4189 domain-containing protein: protein MRQCRACVLCIAIGLVATLSAAAQQPGSADYNRVFLPAHGVGDTRQAHPDDRWGAYAVSETNGLTGFVTGHLSEGDAVRAATTMCAERGGGMCALEVTFVNECAAVATSSFKSRWAIEPTLRSATNAAKRDCGRACEIRWSGCSGDATPTVR from the coding sequence ATGCGGCAATGTCGAGCTTGCGTGCTGTGCATCGCTATCGGGCTCGTCGCCACATTGTCGGCGGCCGCCCAGCAGCCTGGCTCTGCAGACTACAACCGGGTGTTCCTCCCGGCACATGGCGTCGGCGACACCCGCCAAGCACACCCGGACGACAGGTGGGGCGCTTATGCGGTAAGCGAGACAAATGGGCTCACGGGTTTTGTCACAGGGCACCTGAGCGAGGGGGATGCCGTTCGCGCGGCGACCACTATGTGTGCGGAGCGTGGTGGCGGCATGTGCGCCCTTGAGGTCACGTTTGTAAATGAGTGCGCCGCGGTTGCTACTAGCAGTTTCAAGTCGCGGTGGGCGATTGAACCGACGCTACGCTCGGCAACCAACGCAGCAAAGCGCGACTGTGGGCGAGCATGCGAAATCCGCTGGAGCGGCTGCAGTGGTGATGCCACTCCAACGGTGCGCTAG
- a CDS encoding type IV secretion system protein: MEFLPDSVAMFNPSGFASWAFFKFIFGVVNSDIAAFQNALLGRTTRFVSGIVFTLLVLWVLIQGFLIVTGRSRESLMGLVVGSLRAFLIVIAATSMSFFGNNLTTFFTSDLPTSIHQVVSGNDSKVEDAIDKNLQTMGLIFALVDALPTQGSDANTRDQKAVTNLTGIGIAGPSVIGGAMLLLYKIALVLFVGFGPLFILALLFDQTKDLFKRWLLYGIGTMFAMAVLAVMVSIATKVVAMAAAAMVAAYTLSSIGIGAMGPGFGGGLNSAAVQQGGVGLLMSVLMVMTPPMAAMFFNGTLGQFAANSSFGNVGRNSTGQVSDFKQETLPSRPRRGGDGGIG, from the coding sequence ATGGAATTTCTGCCAGATAGTGTTGCGATGTTTAACCCGAGTGGGTTTGCGTCATGGGCGTTTTTCAAGTTCATCTTCGGGGTTGTGAATTCTGACATCGCCGCGTTTCAGAACGCGCTTTTGGGGCGAACGACGCGGTTCGTTAGCGGGATCGTTTTCACGCTTCTGGTGCTTTGGGTTCTCATTCAGGGCTTTCTGATCGTAACGGGCCGGAGCCGTGAGTCGTTGATGGGCCTAGTCGTGGGATCACTTCGCGCTTTTCTGATCGTGATCGCTGCGACCTCCATGTCGTTTTTCGGCAACAATTTGACGACGTTTTTCACCAGTGATTTGCCGACATCGATCCATCAGGTCGTGTCGGGCAACGACAGCAAAGTGGAAGACGCGATCGACAAGAATCTCCAAACGATGGGCCTGATTTTTGCCCTCGTCGATGCTCTCCCGACTCAGGGCAGCGATGCGAACACGCGAGACCAGAAGGCGGTGACCAATTTGACCGGTATTGGCATCGCCGGACCCTCAGTCATCGGCGGCGCGATGCTGCTTCTCTACAAGATTGCGCTCGTTCTCTTCGTGGGCTTTGGCCCGCTTTTCATCCTGGCTCTGCTATTCGATCAGACAAAAGACCTCTTCAAGCGCTGGCTTCTTTACGGCATAGGCACAATGTTTGCGATGGCGGTGCTCGCGGTGATGGTCTCCATCGCGACCAAAGTCGTTGCGATGGCTGCTGCGGCGATGGTGGCGGCGTACACCTTGTCGAGCATCGGCATTGGCGCGATGGGCCCCGGCTTTGGTGGAGGCCTGAATTCCGCCGCTGTTCAGCAGGGCGGTGTTGGTCTGCTGATGTCTGTCCTGATGGTGATGACGCCGCCCATGGCCGCTATGTTCTTCAACGGCACGCTTGGCCAGTTCGCAGCAAACTCAAGCTTTGGCAATGTCGGTCGCAACAGCACGGGCCAGGTGTCCGACTTCAAGCAGGAAACGCTGCCTTCGCGCCCTCGGCGAGGTGGTGACGGAGGGATTGGCTGA
- a CDS encoding type IV secretion system protein VirB3 translates to MRKDVLFRGCTRPAMFLGVPYLPFAIAAGACLLLTFYIDMFFLLLLPFVVMIMRQMARRDEMIFRLLGLRLQFRTKVKNLKHHNGMWVLSPNSYRKTFEQPKD, encoded by the coding sequence ATGCGTAAAGACGTTCTTTTTCGGGGCTGCACGCGTCCGGCGATGTTCCTTGGGGTTCCGTATCTGCCCTTTGCGATCGCCGCTGGCGCGTGCCTGCTGCTGACGTTTTACATCGACATGTTCTTCCTGCTGCTGCTCCCTTTCGTGGTGATGATCATGCGACAGATGGCGCGGCGGGACGAGATGATCTTTCGTCTGCTTGGCCTGAGGCTGCAGTTCCGCACGAAGGTCAAAAATTTGAAGCATCACAACGGCATGTGGGTGCTTTCGCCCAACAGCTATCGCAAGACATTCGAACAGCCGAAGGACTAG
- a CDS encoding VirB4 family type IV secretion/conjugal transfer ATPase — MLAPDTAISEFVPLSAHVSAHVVKTTGGDFFITWRLDGLPFVGREEWELEHRHNTFNRMLQTLRAPDFVNVAFWVHDVRRRGRIDVESRFDQPFNQQMSDEYFERLSSQKIMQNELYLTMIYRPIVTGKKFIEKSADTSRLQAEQDQAVGKTMELAGNVEAVLKDYAPVRLGLYEADNGVVFSETLSFFGYLLNRLEEPVPVLRAPIYDYLPVARHMFSAKSGDFVVSAPGGKNQFGAILNIKEFTDGTYPGILNNLKYLDFEYVITHSFSPMGRQDALKILDRTKGMMISSGDKAVSQVIEMDHAMDQVASGNFVLGEYHFMMALYADDQKLLSQNIATTRAELSNAGFVSVKEDLAVCSAFYSQLPGNWKFRTRLANVSSLNFLGLSPLHNFATGKKDNNPWGQCLTVLQTTNGQPYYFNFHATHPAENSLGEKAIGNTMVIGKSGTGKTALINFLLSQVQKYDPAPTIFFFDKDRGAEIFVRACGGNYLALDNGQPTGFNPFQCERTEANVQFLGNLMKVLAGKVSYTAREDEDVFRAVESMLDMPKHLRSMTNFQKSLPNMGDDGLFARLRKWTAGNTLGWVFDNPVDIIDLDRANIIGFDYTDVIDNAEVRVPVINYLLHRLEDLIDGRPLIYVMDEFWKILDGGGALKDFAKNKQKTIRKQNGLGIFATQSPEDALASDISAALIEQTATLILLPNPNASRADYMEGLKLTEAEFEVVANLDERSRSFLVKQGHGSTVCQLNLRGMDDALAVISASTDNIEVMDQIVREESERLGVDRSELTPEQWLEAFYENRKGSGRAAKGQVERGSSRRAANS, encoded by the coding sequence ATGCTCGCGCCCGACACCGCCATCTCCGAGTTCGTACCGCTCTCCGCCCACGTGTCTGCGCATGTGGTCAAGACAACGGGCGGAGACTTTTTCATTACCTGGCGGCTTGACGGGTTGCCGTTCGTGGGCCGAGAGGAGTGGGAGCTCGAACACAGGCACAACACCTTCAACCGGATGCTCCAAACCCTTCGTGCGCCAGACTTTGTCAATGTCGCATTTTGGGTTCACGACGTTCGGCGGCGCGGCCGCATCGATGTCGAGAGCCGCTTCGATCAGCCCTTCAATCAGCAGATGTCAGACGAGTACTTTGAGCGTCTTTCGTCGCAAAAGATCATGCAAAACGAGCTCTACTTGACGATGATCTACCGGCCCATTGTGACCGGTAAGAAGTTCATCGAAAAGTCGGCCGATACAAGCCGACTTCAGGCCGAGCAGGACCAGGCGGTAGGTAAGACGATGGAGCTCGCTGGCAACGTCGAGGCCGTGCTCAAAGATTACGCGCCAGTGCGCCTTGGCCTGTATGAGGCGGACAATGGCGTTGTGTTCTCAGAGACGCTGAGCTTCTTTGGTTACTTGCTCAACCGGCTCGAAGAGCCGGTCCCCGTGCTTCGCGCTCCTATCTATGACTACCTGCCAGTGGCGCGCCACATGTTCTCCGCAAAGTCCGGCGACTTCGTCGTCAGTGCGCCCGGGGGGAAAAATCAGTTCGGCGCGATCCTCAACATCAAGGAGTTCACAGACGGTACGTATCCCGGCATCCTGAACAACTTGAAGTATCTGGACTTTGAATACGTCATCACGCATTCGTTCAGCCCAATGGGCCGTCAGGATGCCTTGAAGATCCTCGACCGCACCAAGGGCATGATGATCTCTTCGGGAGACAAGGCCGTCAGCCAGGTGATCGAGATGGATCACGCAATGGATCAGGTAGCGTCCGGCAACTTTGTGCTTGGCGAGTACCACTTCATGATGGCGCTCTACGCCGATGATCAGAAGCTGCTCTCGCAGAATATCGCGACAACGCGAGCCGAGCTTTCGAACGCGGGGTTTGTGTCTGTCAAAGAGGATCTTGCTGTCTGCTCGGCGTTTTACTCCCAGCTTCCGGGCAACTGGAAGTTCCGCACGCGTCTTGCCAATGTCAGCTCGCTGAACTTCCTCGGCCTCTCGCCGCTCCACAACTTTGCGACTGGTAAGAAGGACAACAACCCGTGGGGTCAGTGCCTGACCGTCCTGCAGACCACAAACGGACAGCCTTACTACTTCAACTTCCACGCAACGCATCCGGCGGAGAATTCGCTCGGTGAGAAGGCGATCGGCAACACGATGGTGATCGGCAAGTCCGGCACCGGCAAGACTGCGCTGATCAACTTCCTGCTCAGCCAGGTCCAGAAATACGATCCTGCGCCGACCATTTTCTTTTTCGACAAGGACCGCGGCGCAGAGATCTTCGTGCGTGCCTGTGGTGGCAACTATCTTGCGCTTGATAACGGGCAACCCACCGGCTTCAATCCCTTTCAATGCGAGCGCACGGAAGCAAACGTGCAGTTCCTTGGCAATTTGATGAAGGTGCTCGCGGGTAAGGTCAGCTACACCGCGCGTGAGGATGAGGACGTCTTCCGCGCGGTGGAGAGCATGCTCGACATGCCCAAGCATCTGCGTTCGATGACGAACTTTCAGAAGAGCCTTCCGAACATGGGCGACGACGGACTGTTCGCGCGCCTTCGCAAATGGACCGCCGGAAATACGCTCGGCTGGGTTTTTGACAACCCGGTCGACATCATTGACCTGGACCGCGCGAACATCATCGGGTTTGACTACACGGACGTCATCGACAACGCCGAAGTGCGCGTGCCGGTGATCAATTACTTGCTGCACCGCCTGGAAGACCTGATCGATGGTCGTCCGCTCATCTACGTGATGGATGAGTTCTGGAAGATCCTCGACGGCGGCGGCGCGCTCAAAGACTTCGCCAAGAACAAGCAAAAGACCATCCGAAAGCAGAATGGCCTTGGGATCTTTGCGACGCAAAGTCCCGAGGATGCGCTTGCGAGCGACATCTCGGCAGCGCTGATCGAGCAGACGGCAACGCTCATTCTTCTTCCCAATCCGAATGCCTCGCGCGCGGATTACATGGAGGGCTTGAAGCTCACGGAAGCGGAGTTCGAAGTGGTGGCGAACCTGGACGAGCGCTCACGCTCGTTCCTGGTCAAGCAGGGACATGGTTCGACCGTGTGCCAGCTCAACCTGCGCGGCATGGACGATGCGCTGGCTGTGATCTCGGCAAGCACAGACAACATTGAAGTGATGGACCAGATCGTTCGGGAGGAGTCCGAGCGACTTGGCGTGGATCGCTCGGAGCTCACGCCCGAGCAATGGCTGGAAGCGTTCTATGAAAACCGGAAGGGATCGGGGCGCGCGGCCAAGGGGCAGGTGGAGCGGGGCAGTAGTCGGCGCGCTGCAAACAGCTGA
- a CDS encoding lipase: MSVPSQQYAGLANDSYEDRRVGVRSPPYNEHVTIEGVDYRIREHVNNARTGYQGTVYQRADTGEIVVAHRGTEQIWKDGVVADGSMVASRTNPQANDAIELTRRAIGYAEQSNKTPGRAAPEVTVTGHSLGGTLAQVSAHHFDLRGETFNAYGAASLDRRIPEGGNRVLNHVMAADAVSSASPHYGQVRIYATEREMTVLRQSGYHEHRGRDFITPDFPLTAAGRSFGSHSMHNFLPVDGDGKPDRSILNDQAARTRANDNDRSIESYRSDIEARRVGATVISRGPGGLIRDGVDAIRGPLPAGEPARREEEQSQRGRDGRRASVDAPSDRGDVQLARNEGTTQQDYVSRLLDAAKSGNSESIRNATQDLQSSPSGQAWQQRADQEAQQLAQRDAAQQSGPTHQEAARQA; encoded by the coding sequence GTGAGCGTGCCGTCGCAGCAATATGCGGGCCTCGCGAATGACAGCTACGAGGATCGCCGCGTCGGCGTGCGCAGTCCGCCCTACAACGAGCACGTGACGATCGAAGGCGTTGATTATCGCATCCGGGAGCACGTGAACAATGCCCGGACCGGCTACCAAGGCACTGTCTATCAGCGCGCCGATACGGGCGAGATCGTGGTGGCGCACCGCGGCACTGAGCAGATCTGGAAGGACGGTGTCGTTGCGGACGGATCGATGGTGGCAAGCCGCACCAATCCGCAGGCGAACGATGCGATCGAGCTGACCCGGCGCGCCATCGGCTACGCGGAGCAGTCAAACAAGACGCCTGGACGCGCGGCACCGGAAGTCACAGTTACCGGGCACTCTCTGGGCGGAACGCTTGCGCAGGTGTCAGCGCATCACTTTGACCTGCGCGGCGAGACGTTCAACGCCTACGGCGCGGCGAGCCTGGATCGACGAATTCCCGAAGGCGGCAATCGCGTTTTGAACCACGTGATGGCGGCCGATGCGGTGAGTTCGGCGAGCCCGCATTACGGGCAAGTCAGGATCTATGCCACAGAGCGGGAAATGACCGTCCTTCGCCAGTCGGGCTACCACGAGCACCGTGGGCGCGACTTCATTACGCCGGACTTTCCGCTCACAGCAGCGGGCCGCTCGTTCGGCTCGCACAGCATGCATAACTTCTTACCCGTAGATGGCGATGGGAAGCCCGATCGTTCGATCCTCAACGACCAAGCTGCGCGCACGCGCGCGAACGACAACGACCGCTCCATCGAGAGCTACAGAAGCGATATCGAGGCGCGCCGCGTCGGGGCGACCGTTATCTCGCGTGGCCCGGGCGGACTCATTCGCGATGGCGTGGATGCGATCCGCGGCCCGCTTCCAGCTGGCGAGCCTGCGAGGCGTGAGGAAGAGCAGTCTCAGAGGGGGCGGGATGGCCGCCGGGCGTCTGTTGACGCGCCCAGTGATCGAGGCGACGTGCAGCTTGCGCGGAACGAAGGCACGACGCAGCAGGACTATGTGTCGCGACTTTTGGACGCCGCGAAGAGCGGGAACTCTGAGAGCATTCGCAATGCGACGCAGGACC